DNA sequence from the Chamaesiphon minutus PCC 6605 genome:
GGATCGAGTGAGATCGCCCGATCGTAATCGGCTAAGGCACCAGCAATATCCATCAGTTTGACATTTTTTAGCAGTCCGCGACAGTTATATGCAGCCGCAAAATTCGGGTCGATCTCGATCGCCAGATCGAAATCCGTCAAAGCATACTCGATATCCCCAAGTTCGGCATATTTAATCAACCCACGAGTGTTATACACCGAGGCATCGCGGGGGTTAAGGACGATCGACAGATTGAGATCGGCTAGGGCACCTGGAATATCGCCTAACTGCTGGTACTTCAGTAACCCACGATTGGCATAGGCGATCGCATAATCGGGGTCGCAGCGCACGGCTGAGTCAAAATCGACCAGCGCACCCTGAATATCTCGCAATTTTGCATACCTAAACGAGCCGCGATAGTTATAGGCTCTGGCATAGCCAGGAGCTTGGCGCACGGCTCGATCGTAAGCCGCTAAAGCACCTCGATCGTTCCCGATTTGAGATTGTCGATTACCGATCGAAATATAGTTATCGGCGGTGATGATGAGATCGCCATGTTTGGGTAATTTATC
Encoded proteins:
- a CDS encoding tetratricopeptide repeat protein; protein product: MSDKLPKHGDLIITADNYISIGNRQSQIGNDRGALAAYDRAVRQAPGYARAYNYRGSFRYAKLRDIQGALVDFDSAVRCDPDYAIAYANRGLLKYQQLGDIPGALADLNLSIVLNPRDASVYNTRGLIKYAELGDIEYALTDFDLAIEIDPNFAAAYNCRGLLKNVKLMDIAGALADYDRAISLDPNLSEAYYNRGTLKHRELGDPVGALADYDRAIDLDPHLASAYFVRSLLKRDFLNDLLGAANDYERAIVLDPKIMEDR